A part of Solenopsis invicta isolate M01_SB chromosome 2, UNIL_Sinv_3.0, whole genome shotgun sequence genomic DNA contains:
- the LOC105200745 gene encoding uncharacterized protein LOC105200745, translating into MMCTSKERCALLTFFLLFTLGSGDPFRHTQRYNPVIPSLSWHLVPPSEYILREIIKSVSLSPLDANVPYKRPLDASYYGGPVATYSDDDENVILSRGNVYRLLNGHWMLCQDGCVDCEPCAFQRNPLFTWLLRRIKQPPNSNPTRHDLQLTIIPQMSDHYHASNLWPNYYVYVMSQKERAPISAIRTKQDNGSENPPLDLENSFSELHRRSKDLWRMTERDSSASRDEIPQEDNHAIIQETSSIEKTEKEESLDQKQGLENMRPRHRPPPRPVEKPAEEANQLAPSLILGTDQKGQKHLVHMVPADYLATTALPAISLLPDHPISPQFAEGQATHSNNTISKSEMQTYQQIFRRVFDSLNTHRRSIQNFLDTSTDNVDNHRLSPSTDNMEVAGFSWNNRDVNHKRANLNSFRLNDALLTPFYARNEGRMKGYQQHRNRYDYERMKQDNDYDTTYRDINQAKMTPRQSQMSFNLDMDRQRRRIRIKPYFINDKSISRINSSILLENLNNYSINANEKSGFRNSIVINPAKQIDLNDAFVERANNNSMKSNSITIKRENGQLFGSERQGSGDVNREFEASRHAFKVIVTESPVIRSEHETLNRTTALQITTPKTFANSS; encoded by the coding sequence TTCTTTCTTCTATTTACTTTGGGTTCGGGTGATCCGTTCAGGCATACGCAGCGGTACAATCCCGTGATACCGTCACTTTCGTGGCATCTCGTGCCACCCTCGGAGTACATCCTACGCGAGATTATCAAATCGGTCAGCCTGTCGCCACTGGATGCCAATGTACCCTATAAGCGGCCGTTGGATGCTTCCTACTACGGCGGACCGGTCGCCACGTACTCGGATGACGACGAGAATGTCATTCTGTCGCGTGGAAACGTTTATCGTTTGCTAAACGGTCATTGGATGCTATGTCAAGACGGATGCGTCGACTGCGAACCATGCGCATTTCAGAGGAATCCCTTATTCACGTGGCTTCTGCGGAGGATCAAGCAACCGCCAAATTCCAACCCGACGCGACATGATCTCCAGCTGACGATAATACCGCAAATGAGCGATCACTACCACGCCAGCAATCTCTGGCCGAATTACTACGTCTACGTGATGTCACAGAAGGAACGAGCGCCGATCTCGGCGATTAGAACGAAGCAAGACAACGGTTCGGAAAATCCTCCACTTGATCTGGAAAATAGTTTTTCCGAGCTTCATCGTCGTTCGAAGGATCTCTGGCGGATGACGGAACGGGACTCGAGTGCCAGCCGGGACGAGATACCGCAAGAGGATAACCATGCTATCATTCAGGAGACATCGAGCATCGAGAAGACCGAGAAAGAGGAATCGCTCGACCAGAAGCAAGGACTCGAGAATATGAGACCTCGACATCGACCTCCGCCGAGACCCGTGGAAAAACCCGCGGAAGAAGCGAATCAATTGGCACCGAGCTTGATCCTGGGAACCGATCAAAAAGGTCAGAAGCATTTGGTTCACATGGTGCCGGCGGATTATCTGGCGACCACTGCGCTTCCTGCGATTTCTCTTCTTCCGGATCACCCGATATCGCCACAGTTCGCAGAGGGTCAAGCGACACATTCAAACAATACGATCTCCAAAAGCGAGATGCAAACTTATCAACAGATATTTCGTCGAGTTTTCGACTCTTTGAACACACACAGACGGTCGATCCAAAATTTCCTCGATACATCGACGGACAACGTAGATAATCATCGGTTATCTCCCTCAACGGACAATATGGAAGTCGCTGGATTTTCTTGGAATAATCGCGACGTAAACCATAAAAGAGCTAATCTAAATTCGTTTCGTCTTAATGATGCGCTACTGACACCTTTCTATGCGAGAAACGAAGGTAGAATGAAGGGGTATCAGCAACATAGAAATAGGTATGATTACGAACGTATGAAACAGGACAATGATTATGACACGACATATCGAGATATAAATCAAGCTAAGATGACGCCTAGACAGTCACAAATGAGTTTTAATTTGGACATGGACAGACAACGACGGAGAATACGTATCAAACCGTACTTCATTAATGACAAAAGTATTTCAAGAATAAATTCATCAATATTGttagaaaatttaaacaattattcgATAAATGCTAATGAGAAATCTGGTTTTAGAAATAGTATTGTTATAAATCCCGCGAAACAAATTGATCTTAATGACGCGTTTGTGGAGAGAGCAAATAACAATTCCATGAAATCGAATTCGATAACAATAAAACGCGAGAATGGACAATTGTTTGGCTCAGAAAGGCAGGGAAGTGGCGATGTTAATCGAGAATTCGAGGCTTCGCGCCATGCTTTCAAGGTAATTGTTACCGAGTCGCCGGTAATTCGAAGCGAACACGAAACTTTAAATCGCACTACGGCATTACAAATAACTACTCCGAAGACATTCGCTAATAGTTCGTAA